Genomic segment of Porites lutea chromosome 13, jaPorLute2.1, whole genome shotgun sequence:
ATTCACATATGATTTCAATTAACTAACATCCGCTTTGAAATAGAAttgcaaagtaaaacaaatacaaaaccCCGATAATGTGGGTTCATTGGTCTTCCGACTGCGCGTTTTTAAGCCGGGGCAGTAAGGTAACTTCTTTCCCCTTTAACGATTAGCATCATTCTTAGCTGGGAACTTCCACACCACACCCCTCCCTCACCACCCCAAAActatgatgattatgatgagtTACGGAAAGCTGGCACGAAAATGAGTTACTGcctatacaatgatcagaaatgTACGAAGGAGCTCTACAGACAGCTGAGACTAACAAGAAACTAACAAATACATAATGAAGTCAGTAACGTAACAAGACTACTGAGATTTAAAACCGAAGATCCAGGGTAATACGTAAGTATACAACCAACCTCTCCAAAAAGAACAAGCTGGCGAACTGAAAAGCCACTACCGGGAAGACTACACTAGTAACATACAAACAAACTATTCCGAAGGAAAAGGTTTGAAGACAACACCTTACACTATACAGAGTCTTTACCCAAAAAGGACAGCCGTATGCAAAGATTTGGTTTTGTTAACTTTGGTGACTGAGGTTAAGCCAGCGACTTGACCGGTTAAGTCGCCCAAACGTCATCTCGCCCTAAACCATAGTGTAACCCTCCATGGTCGCCTGACATTTTCTACTCAACAAGATCCTTAAACCTTGTAACAAAAAGTATTGCGCTTGTTTCGTCTCATCAAGGAGTAGGGGAAGGAATAGAATTACAGATTTGACACTCGTTTCGTGTCATCGTGGCCTAAATGAACGagattaaaaaaacacacatttaTCGCCCTTGGTTTACCTCAACaaggcttaaagaacgagatatcATTAGACAAACTGCCTTATGCACTTTTTTTCCGCGTGTACTACACCTGATAAAAATTCGCGCGACATTCATTTGTAACTCTGGTTTCGGGTGACCTAACTTTAGGCTAGATGACTTTAGGGCGACTTAACCATCAGACTGGGCTAGCGATGGAAAAGTTAGTTTTTCTCAGGACCCCGATTCGGCGGTCAATCGACGTTATCAAAACAAGTCGTTGTTATTCAATCCTCCACTGACTATACACCAGTTAAATTAGAAACTACACCGCTTCATTCATCTTCTACCCGTATAAACGAAAAGAGGAGAACAGACAATGACGCAAATTTTTAACTTTGTCTTCTATGGTAAATAGAAATAAGTCTGTCCCACAGTCCAGTGCTGTACAACTTCAAATGAACAATAACGATCAGCCAAAATTACAGGCCATCCAAGGATTTGACCGAACAATGCCAATCTTTGACCaaacattgtccgttgaccggtCGTTATTTCAAGACCTGGAGGTGGCCTTACAACACAAATACAGTATAAAGCCAGGGGCATAATATTCCAAAGTTACCTTTTATTCATAAGTtatcaaaagacaaaaaacgcTATATAAAATGATCCCTGATGATAGCCAGATTTCCAGATAAACTAATAATGTtggaattcctatcattttttattgtttgtggTGTAGTGCAGTCACCGTGTTCCCTATTGTCACCTGTTAATGGAGATACCAGAAAATTATAACACCAAACTTGTAGGAAGCAAGTCTAGAGAAGGATACAAAGTTTACTTAGTCAGTCTCTCAGATCAAATCATAATATAGTTAAACTTCTGCAAGACTACAAGTCTATAGGGAAAGGAAAACACTGATTATCAAGAATTAATCTGACAGCAAAAAATACAAAGGTACTTGTGACAGAAAAGACAGTTGTGCGGCGGCAGCGGCAAAAGAGAGTTGGACAGCAAAGTTTAACCTGAAACATTGCCTACTTACATTCTCTACTACAAATAGATCACTTAATGCCCAGTTTTTGTTTCTCTATTCACAAAAAATGTCTAATAAATGGGGGGCTATTGCATGGTACACAATGACACTTTTACAGGTTTCTTTTTCACTCCAATTAGCCTgatagaatattattaaattattaacattattattaaccaaaaaaccaaaaaccaaaaaccaattCTCGGGAGTGCCACATACGGTGTTACTACGTTAAGTTTATATTGTCTTTTTGATTTGagaaatttgtttcactttAACCTGGTGTAAATTCAATAAAACTTTTCCAAGTCTAGCTCTTGTTCTAAGGTCCAAAACAGTACAATGTAGCTACAcctgtaaattacacttgtaaaagatttattaaattgaccaCTACATTTATGTTTGAGACCTTATTAAGTGAAAAAGTCACCAAAGTCTTCGCTACCAAAGAAGAAACATGTACaatgaaaaatgtcaaaatgcACCACAGTGGTAGAGTATGGTTACACCACACCCTATCTATTCAATTTAGTCATCTGGcttcagttgttcaaaaggtgatagcgctatccaccagataaatcactatccagttgataactattagggaaaccaattgcactatccatggatagagatttatccggtggatagcccTATCCACCATTTTAACAACTGGGGCATGCAGAATAATCATTACAGGTATGTTAGAGTTGTCAAAGACTGCAGCattgatttctttcatattgCTTGTCATACCCAGTATCATTAGGGTAGAAAAGTAGTCTGCTCTTAATAGTTCTATGATTGTGAATGCAAGCTGTCTTGATGCTTTTAAACAAGtattttccatcatttttttgTCCTCTTCGTGGTGAATAAGTTTTCTCTTCTCTGTTACTGTGTTTAACCTCGTGACTTTGAATGCTGAATGAGCCATTGCAGGGTAATATctacaaaaatgacaaagaacACACAGCTAAGTTGTCAGTCAGCCTTTAACCTTTATGCAACAATAAGCAAAGCATTTCAGCTCCACCAGTCCATATATTTCCCAGTGTTCATTAGAAATATTGAGAGACTTTTTGGTTGCACAATGTGTAAATGGTACCATGTGAGGCACAAAACTTGTTTCGGAATGATTTTTTTAGTTGTTTCTTGGCACTACAGAAACCATTGCACATTAGCAAAATAATGTAATATCACTAACATTGTGTTGTGGGTTTaatttaatcttttttattttgtcaattGGTAGTGAAACGATCTGCAAAATACTTATAGTGCAAAGCATAtgggaaacaacaaacaatacCTTATTGTAGGAAATTAGTGCTCAATGAAATTAAGGTAAGGGAaattaaggcgaatttagtGGAAACCTGCTTTTGAATATAAGAAATTAACGTAAAAGAGAGGGTGActttaaataaacaaaacttgTTGAGGCAAAAGGAACAAAGTTAAACGTATAATCCgaaatggaaactttgttcATGGTTCTTTCCCTAAACACACCAGTGGTCAAGTGCAGAAATCTGGCCACTTAAGTAGGGTTCTTTAAAGTTTCACTGTTACTGGCAGATCTTTACCCTGATACTCCTCTTTCTTAGGTTTCAAGAATGCTACAAGTGTATTGAGAATTTGGagccaaaataatggaaataaaGGTCACGGAAATTAACAGTTACAAAAATTACCTTAAATTAACACAAATTTTTGAAAGTCATGTTAATTTCATAAAGCGTTACATGTAATTTCCCATATTAATAATAAGGTAATCTGTATTGCTTACCAATGTTCTCCTTTTCTTTGCAAGAGATAGAGTAGCAGCAAATTTCTCGATCTTGTATGGAAGCCAGATTCCTGTGGGCACAAAAGATAACTAAGTAAACAAACATTGTACTTTTAAGTTAAAACAACAGAATAATCTCATATCATGTGAAATACAAATCCTGACACATGGGTGATTAAAGGGAAATGCAATCAATTCAGAACTTACAGTCTCTCCACCAGTTCTTTTTCATCTAGTGCATTTGGGAGGTCCTTTTTGTTTCCAAGAACTAACACCTACAAGATTAAACATACAGAACATTCAGCAAAAATGAAGCAattaaagtgcattttttgtgACCTTTTTTGTAAACCCTCTGTCACAGTTCAGTGACACTTTTGTCCAGAAATGCACACAACTTAGACCTCCGGTACTTCATATTACACACAGCTGTTTGTAATTTCAATATGACTTCACGTTTGACTGAATGGCCTTGCGTTAGGTGAGGATTAGGGCTAGGGGACACCTTGTGATGTCAATCATGAAGAGCGTGAATCTCATTagcatgcatttctggacataccTTCAAGTTAATATTGTGTTGATTACAATAATGATCAATAGCTTGAACaactgtaataattattattatatataatttattttcaaagctATTCACGCACATGCTATGAGAACTGTAGATTACATATAATTGCAGTTTACAAGCACAGAGATTCTTCacattaaaatattttcaagCACATACTGGAATGCCAGCTAACTGTGGTTTTTCCAACAGTCCATGAAGTTCATTTCTTGAAGCTTCTAATTTTTCATGATCTGCTGCATCTACCATATAccttgaagaaaagtaacaaAGAAACCTTGTTACAATGCAATGCTACAGTAAGTAAACAATCTCCTCAGTAGtcataaaaactaaaataaccTATTATTGCAGGAAAGTCTCTACTTTGGTGACTCATTTTTCACATTCACTATTATTTGTCATTGAAATTTGGTGATTATAATAAAGGGTTTTGATTGTAAGACTAAGGAGAttaaagaataaaagaaaagcaTTGGTTATATGGCTATTTCCACAGAAGGAGCAGCCAATCCTGAGTGACAATGCAAACTCTACAGTTATAAGGATTCTTCTGTTATTTAGATTTCTTCACAACAATAGGAATGTACTTACACAATACAATTTACACCTCTACAATATCTCTCCCACATGCTTCTAAACCGAGGCTGGCCTCCAATGTCCCAAACCTAACAACACATAACacaactgttttttacctttcaCATACATGCTTTATAAAGGCcaaaatttcacaattttttttagagatgCGTATTTTGCGACACTTAGTTGTCAAGAATTTATGAGATGGTCAATAAAATTGGtcaataaaaatgtaaaaattttaCATGCAGTATTTTGGATATTGCTAAAATTAATGGACAAAAAAAACACTATCAACAGGTTTTTAACCAAATCATGACTGAAATGCACTTAGCCACCTGTGTGGATCCACATTCCTTCTACCTCTCATGACATCACTTTTCATGGTCAAGGACCACTTTGTCAGCTAACTTTTGcagggtgaagagatctttcaaaccatacatGAATAAGCATGATTCAGTCAAGGAGGCAAAGGCAAAGGCAAATAAGCATGTAACGTTGACACACATACTCCCTTGAAAATCTTGAttcactacccacctacctctcCTTTCATGAAACACCTTTACCCACTGAAATGAAGCCTACTACATGctcagcaaaagaaaaaaatgaggcaaaaaaaaacGAGAGAAGAGGGATGGAGAgaaagtgaaaggaaaaaatcaaaactactgtgtcacttttaaactaaAAACCAAATTTTACTTTCTGCGCATACGCCCTGAACTTCAGAAGCTTGTGTTATTTtggcatctggatcagaaggctgtGAGGCCTACAACCCATAAACAGCTTTTTGGtttaagttttagctctttatagccaGAGAGTGACCAGAAAATGGCTTGAAAATGGTTTTAGTACACTTCCTCCCAGCCCATCCTCTTTCTAATAATATTTTGCACTATCATAACAACTTGTAGCAAGGCCAGATCACCCTTAGTAGTCCCATTGACATTAAACCTTTCCATTGGATGTTCAAGAAACACTAGTAACACTGACCCTTTCATGTGCCTATAATATAGCAGCCTCCCACAcaggcatttttaggggagctcgtctttcatccctgccacaaacgcctgctcaaccaaaaacaacattcctttccattgttttagtcGCGTGGTAAGTTACCAATCagcagttttgaaataaagtgctGACAACCTAAATGCGACTCATAAGCCCGTGGTAGTGTAAAAACATGACCCTAGAATTACcgatttccttgttttctttccttggCTATGGTTGGGCAGTGCAAGGAGTATTCTAAAACCTgactaaatcttacttttgccaCTTGGACTCTAACATTTTGTTGAGGTCATAAAGCTTTACTAGTGTTTCATGCAGAGCAAGTAATTATCGGGTTACcctgcggtcaaggtcaactttccagaatttggaaagtacaatgcgattggctaagcttgggaaaggaaagatgttctcggttgagcaggcgtttgtggggagggatgaaagacgagctctcctaaaaacgcctgcgtagCAGGCTAATAATATAGATGACACAACACAAATCTTGTTCATCATACCTTAATTGTTACATTTCCTTTGGTAACTTTTCTCATATTAAATCCAACTGTTGGTATCATGTCTTCACTAAACTGACCAGACTGGAAAGATAACATTCCAGAGATTACTATACTATTATATTCAGGAGTGTGGTGTCCATGTATGCACTTACGCCCATGCGTACATCTGGAtctggaaaataatatttttttaattccctgaaagcatttttatcatttaatcaGAACATGCTCTGGGAAGGTGCATcatgggttggtgtatgtgtgccccttgttttaagtttgtctttgaaaatagtgaactaaacagttctactgcataaagaatttgaaatcccaACTTTACATAGCAAAATATTTCAGATATTGAAGTTCGTGTTTTTTTCTGAGGTTGCACAAATGTCATTTTGAGTACAATTTAGTGGCCTTATAAACAAACTTAGGATCCTCAAAAAATCATATTAAATTCGGCAaacattcattttatttatatttggtctctttttaaagttaaaaaaaaaattatggtgtACTGATGAAGccttttgaatttatttttcttcaaagacaaaaaattttgcagcattattatttttcttagcagcAGGTGATAAAAATTCCAGCAGTTAAATGCGCAGCCATACGTGTAAGTTGCAAATAAATCCACGCGACGATTAGTTGAAGACAGGATGAACACGAAACTCACAAGCATGCAAATGGCTCGTGGATTCTCTGTTCTGTATCACATGTTCTCTaaaaaacaatgcattctctgttctgcattacGTCATAAATGTTACCTTTCATTACTATATGTTACatcaattcaaaattttttctgcCCCTGGAACTATCATGCACGTCTTTATTAGGCTACCACCATGCAGCCTCGCGTCTTTGCAaggctgctcgttggcaattaaCAAGTATTGTTtgaccctttttttaaaaagaggagTATTCAAGCGTTTAGAGTCAGGGGTTAGTTCCTGCCAGAGATCTACTGCCATTGCAGATCGTTTGTTTGCCAGTGTTTGTTCTATGACACGTCTTATATAGATTGCCTTTTGAAGCATATCTTGTGTTATGAGAGTGGATGTGTTTGGCATATCGGAAACAACTATTTAAGATTGATGGAGCTACTGTTTATACTATTTAAGGATAAATCTTTATGCTTGAAGTTCATATATGTGATTAACAGTTAGAGTGTCAAGAAGATTTATTAATAGCAAGCGGCTTTCtatatttttcccatacaaagtaGACAAAACATTATCCTTACAATGTGGCTTTGTTTGATTTGAAGAACTTTTATAATGGACTTATAGGAACTGCTCCAAGCAATAATACATAGGAGAGATAGGGATCGATTTAGTTGTGGTACATTTGTCTCAGTTGAGATGGAGAAAAGTAATGACGAAGCTTTAAAATAATTCCAGTCTCAGAGAGCAAGATTCAAGTGCAACAAAGCTGTATTTACAGCAAATAAGAAGCTCACAGTCGCTGATGCCAAATTAAAGCTATTTAGCAGTCTATTGAGGAGGACGACGAGAAAGTCACTAGGGTCACTATCCCAGGTTTGGACAACCCTATTGACACAAAAGAGACAACGCAAGTCTGGATTAATGCACAAGGGATTATGGAGACACTGGATCGCAGAGGGTACCCAAGCTCCCATCAGGACTCAGGGAAAGTAATGCACACCATGCTTTAAAGTGAACTAGCCAATGCTCACCCGTTTGCAAAAAAGAGCATTTACCTGGCACAAACACTGCCAGCTTGGAAAAGTCCCCGCCAGTCAACACGCCCCTTTTTGGCCTCCGAGGAATGAATCCCTTTGCGACGACTCCCGCAGATGACCTCACAACAGTCAATCAAAGGCTAGTCGCAACTTTGTCGTGACAAAACCTTCCTCAGTGCCACCTCGAGATATTCGCAGGAGACCTGACACTCTCCCACCCATCGAAAAGTGTTTTTCGTGCCATGATCGAGAAGCTACACAAAACGAGATGCACAAATAGAAATTAATAACTACTGTTAGAGACAAAATAGGAATCTCGCTGACACCATGTGCGATGTATGGAGGGAGCTGGAGAGACACTTCGGCAATATGTTGCCATCACTAACGTTCTGTGAGAATGACTTCAGACAGCAGCCAAATTTGGAGAAGAAGACAGTGAAAAGCTTCAAGCATTTCCTTCAAAAAATAAGTGCTGGAAGTCAGAAACAAATGCGTTCTCATAGCAGGAATTTTTTTGGCAGGACATAGATTGAGTAAATGCAATGCAATCGTGAAATGCGGCAAGTGCAGGGACGACTGCCATCCCATGGCACTTCACAATAGAGACGCCTGACACGACATGAACGGAGCACAGCAAGGAGCTTAAAAACGGCCTGCAATTCGGTTTGCCGCAACCCTTTCAGTGGTGGAGTCCTGTGTAACAAGATTGTTCTCGTTGACATTCTCTGTGAGAATTGTCTTCAAAAGTCTCATCGCACTTATGCAATCATAGACGACCTGAGCAACGCTTAACTCCAAACCTAGTCAATAGGTTGAGTGCAACCAGACCGAACATCAAGTACTTCCTGATGACCTGCAGCGGTGGATGAGAAGAAAGTCTgggcaataataattataagtaTAAGTATTAGACCTTAATTATTCATTACGCATTGCATAAAATACAATTCTTACAAATATTATAAATATCCTCTACATTTGTCTCACTTATGGCACTGCTAAAGCTGGCTACTGATGGTAGAGATCTAAGCTGATGATCTAACTTGGACAACAAATATGGCCCCATGATGATGTGTTAAATCTATGAGAACTTAAGTCACTGTTCCTTAAATTGTAGTTATAGGTCAATTATTGTTGGCGAAACATGCTTTGGACTGTTTGTGGCATTTCTTGCCATTCACTAGAACGAGAAGGACCATTTCACATTCCATGTCTTTCTGCCAGAAAAGTCCTTTATGCAAACGGGAACTATGTCTGTAATAAACTCGGTGTACAACCCTCTGGCATTTCCAGTCATCCTGGAAGGGAAGCTAATCCCCACAGCAACTCGTCATCATGGGGAAGAAGGTGAATGGCAACAATCCCCTTGGTTGGGATGAACCACTTCTGGAGAACATGAAACACCACTGGAGTCAATGGAGAGACCTACTCCCCAAGCTGGAAAAAGTATTGATTCCTTGTTGCCACCATCCTAAAGGATTTGACACTGTCACATGGAGGGAGATACATGCATTTTCCAGTACAAGCAAGGAAGCCATCCAAGCTGTACCTGTGTGAATTCAACAAAGATGGAGTTGTAAGCCTTTCTCTTTTGTTCAGATGGTCTAAGTTGGCACCAAGCCATATGATGAGCATTCCTAGATTAGTGCTGTGCAGCGAAATACTTGTAACACAAGACATAATGATGAATCACATAGAGCTTGACATTGAAATTGATGAAGAAATCTACTACTCTGACTCAAAGGTTGTACTTGGGTACATTCAGAATGAAAGTAGAGGATTCTATGTCCATAACACGACTGCACCAAGTCAAGGGAGATACATCAACACTGCAAGAAATCCTGCTGACCTCGCAACTCATTGTGTTACCCCACAACTGGAAACTAATAGAATCGCGATGGATACTGGGACCTTAATTTCTATGGAATCCGCTGCTCCAGCCTCAAGCTTCACTCCTGGCGGTACGCCTCAGCGAAAGAAACCCTGAGGTGAAAAGGGAAGTCATCACCTGTGCCAAATCAACACACTCACCCCAAAGTCTTAGCTGTGAGAGATTTAAGCGCTTTTCCCACTGGTCCTCCCTGAGGCGTGCAATTGTAAGTCTTAAAGTGTGTTCGTAAGAAAGTTCAAGGACAGAAATCAAGGGCCCCAAACAAGCGAGTCATCCCTTGGCCTCCTCAATCTGCAGCTGAGCTTGAACAAGCTGGCCAGGCTGTAATCTAGGCAGTACAGAAAGAAGTTTTTTCCACAGAGCTAATGGCATCGTCTTTAGATGAAAGGAATAAATCACTTCCCAAACATTCAAACCTGTTGCAGCTTGATCCCTTGGTACATTGTAATGGGCTACTTTGGGTCGGAGACCGTCTCAAAAACTTGACACTTGACTCTCAAGAGAAACATCCAGTAATTCTACCAAAAGGTCATCATGTATTGGAGATGATCATTCACATCAAGGTACTGGAAACTATGGACACCAACTTGTTCATCTGTGCACTGGGATGGTTTTTCACCATTTGTGGATCAGTGATGAAACTCATACATGTATGTGATTGCAGCAGTAGCTTTGTTGGAGGAAAATCACAGTTGCAACAAGCACTTTTGGAGATGGACCAAACACAAGTCTAGAAGTTTGTAGCAGAACAAGGTTGGATATTTAACCCTCCACACGCATCGCACTTTGGACACGTATGGGAGTAGCAGATTGGAACTGTATGATGTGTATTGGATGGAATGTTGCTAGGGATTGGATGCACACAGCTAAGCCATGAACTACTAGTGCCTCACATGACAGAGGTTACTGGAATCGTCAACAGCCGCCCCATTTCAGTAGTCCCCTCTACAAAGGTGAACCATAAACTACCACAATGCTGCTTATGATGAATACCTGCCCTCTAGCACCTCACCCTGGTAACTTGGACCTGTATGCCTGTAACTGGTGGAAGAGAACACAATACCTGGCTGATCAGTTCTGGGTCAGATGCAAAAGCGAGTATCTGCAGAACTTCCAGAACAGATTGAAGTGGCAAAAGTGGTAGAACACTGATGGCAAAGTGCTAATGGCCAAAGTGACTTCATGTAGAGCAGGAAACTCAAATACCTACAAAAAACCAATTTCCAGTTTCGTCGTTCAACTGAAACGGGAAGAGGAAGCCTGATTTACGGACAATGCAATTTGATTCCATGGACTTGATTGACATAATGATGATGAAAGCAAGGATTTTCAATACTTGGGCGAGGAGTGTCATGAATTCAGACGATGCGTTACATtggttttatattattttttgtttaattagttgatattttacaagttttgacatattatcattattatggcAGTCCACCTAGCTTGGAGCAGGGGGAGAGAAGAGATGAGGTCTCGGACCAAGAAACGATGTTTTCAAAACTTGCAAAGCTGTCACCTTCCGTGATGGTCAGCGATTATTTAACCAGCAGAGGAAATAAgtcaacaattaaaaaaataatatcatgcctctttgtttttctcgCATATTGTATTTTTCCGTTGGTATCGAGATTGCAAAACGCAAGTGACACTCACTGCAACCGTGTAAACTCTTAACCAGCAACGTGCACTGGACTATTGATCGAGTTTATAGGAGTTTTGCCAGGTGAGGAGAATATTATAGAAGTTATGATACTAATACAAATTACTGGAGAAAGGGTCAGATTTATTGAAATTAAGTCTAAacaagagagctttataaatatgagcttacataCCTGAATAAACAGATTCAGACTTCATAACAATGATAACATTTCACTTTGTTCATTACAAATATCAGTCAACACCTTAagttcaaagttaaaattcaaacaacCCTATAAGAAATTACATCTATTGCTGAAacctctgtaccttgaagcgacctTAACTTTCCTTAGGTTTGCAGCAAAATGCTGCTCAATATCTAACTCTTCGGTGGTTGTTTCAGCCATACGCAGCTATAAGTTGCATGTTCCAAACTCTGCGGAAGAatattgtttaaaggaaaaagcAACACACATGCACATCTGAAAGCACACATCTGAAAAGCGATATAAGATCAATAAAGGTGTGAATTACTAACATATCATAGATCATAATAGTGAGAAACAATCCAGCCTTCTACCGCGATGATTTTGTTCCTTCTCAAAACCATTGATCTTTGGTTTATGATGAAATGCACATGATCAAGACACAAATTCACTTtccaagttgtgagaacatcgtttttattttatttaagagaATGTCTGGGAAGTAGCTT
This window contains:
- the LOC140922736 gene encoding ADP-ribosylation factor-like protein 8B-A gives rise to the protein MLAFFRSILDWIKSLFWKEEMELTLVGLQYSGKTTFVNVIASGQFSEDMIPTVGFNMRKVTKGNVTIKVWDIGGQPRFRSMWERYCRGVNCIVYMVDAADHEKLEASRNELHGLLEKPQLAGIPVLVLGNKKDLPNALDEKELVERLNLASIQDREICCYSISCKEKENIDITLQWLIQHSKSRG